The Diabrotica undecimpunctata isolate CICGRU unplaced genomic scaffold, icDiaUnde3 ctg00001367.1, whole genome shotgun sequence DNA segment AGATTTCAAAATGATTTTAATAGTAATCATTGGAAGCATCTTAAAAATGTAATTCGTTGTTTGAGCTATACTAACGAGTTGGGcttaatttacaataaatttactaaaaatgatAAGTTTCTGTTCAGGCATGTGCTAACTCAAATTTTGCAAGCGATGCTAATGACAGGAAGAGTGTTTCTGGATATGTTATTCtttgtaataataaagttgtAAACTGGTGTTTTAAAAAGCAAACTGTAGTTGCTTTTAGTAGCAGTGAAGCCAAATATTTGGCTCTGTCTGTGTGTATGACTGAGTGTTTGTTTTAAAgtcaacttttaaaagaaatgtttgatTTCCAATATCCTATTAAAATTTTTGAGGACAACCGAGATTTTATAAAAATGGTTCAAACTTATGAGACCAAACACTCAAAACATATTGATGTAAACATCATTTCGTAAAAGATATGGTAAATAAAGGAAATTTTGTTATTGAGTATGTTCCTACAAACAAACAGTTAGCTGATATGACCAAGGCATTGCCTGTTACTAAATTTGAATGTTTGTTAAACTAAtgtttaattttagtttattaatttattgtaattttgCTTGCAGTTTTACATATTGTTACTCTGTCGACAATATCAcacaattaataaattaaaagcatCAAATGTTACTATTATATAGAAGGAACATTTCCAATatcaaaattgtttatttaactacACAAACATTGCAAATATACTCAAACTACTATTATTATAAAAGCAATAATCTTTATAAACCTGATATACATCATTATCTCTATTAGAGAGCAACAAAATAAGATAATCCACATTGATAAATATACCTTTCATAGAGAATTTATAAAATGGTACATTCATTCAATTTTATTACGGTTATAGCTTATAGGAATTGTATACGAAAATACGTTTTTCTGACAAAGTACAAATTATTATATTTGCCAGGAAGTAGCATGAATGTTAAAGATTAAAAATAGAGACACTTTTATTCATACTGTGCACAATATTGTTCAGTATAATTTTTCCTACacattttctcaatttttttgatTCTATGGTAACTTACAGAATAACTCCTATAATGACGCTTCTTCCATTCAATTAGGCACAATTGGGCAACAACTAACGTTATAATTAAAACTATAATCATTTCCGCGTGCATTTTCTCATGGCCTTTATGTTGTTCATGTATTCTTTGATGTTCTAGCCTGAAAATgattgtttttatataaatacatatgTATGATcataattttaccttaatttttcTTCTGGACTGAGTTCTTCGAAcgtctaaaattaaaaatcgatgcttttgattaattattacaaaataataaaatacatgtTATAATACAAATACTTACTCGGTTTCCCAGCTCTACAATCTTGTGTAGATCCATCTTTGATACAATTTCTTTCAATAAAACAGTATATTCTacattaaaattacaaataaattaaacttaACCTAGCCCTGAATTGAGCTAGTGTAAATAAGTTGAATTTGTTATCATCATTCCACCTTTAATTTTGAAGTCAACCAATCAATTTTATAGGTTGAAAACATAATGACGTTTTCTTGACGTTTTGAGTTGTATAAACTGATAAAAATTCAATGTTAAAAAGCTGTCACTTCTCTTATTGACGTGTTAGTGTATTTTGGTATGCATAATATTAGGGGTTACACCAacgaataatatttattttatacctattCATAATGCATCTACCGGTGGTGAATCGCcaaacgggccataggaaactcgatgggaaattctaaattgttgaattcctgcttccctaattattttacttcAAAAGTTATAAAAAACTTTATAGAGAGTGAAATCTGCATTGAATACAAGTGTTAAAATATTTCTACGAATTAAGCCTACtcaaaatttttgcaaaatataatatattttcagGCCACCCTTAAAGTCAGGCCACAGACGGtacaagaatgtgtatgacatgttgcttttgatcatattgatgtttctgatatttgacaatatttgaattttgaattgtcaatatttttatttatgattaaattataaacaaCAAATTTTCGCAAATATTACTA contains these protein-coding regions:
- the LOC140431573 gene encoding E3 ubiquitin ligase Rnf121-like, producing the protein MDLHKIVELGNRTFEELSPEEKLRLEHQRIHEQHKGHEKMHAEMIIVLIITLVVAQLCLIEWKKRHYRSYSVSYHRIKKIEKMCRKNYTEQYCAQYE